From the genome of Camelus bactrianus isolate YW-2024 breed Bactrian camel chromosome 33, ASM4877302v1, whole genome shotgun sequence, one region includes:
- the VPS26B gene encoding vacuolar protein sorting-associated protein 26B isoform X1, whose protein sequence is MSFFGFGQSVEVDILLNDADSRKRAEHKTEDGKKDKYFLFYDGETVSGKVSLALKNPNKRLEHQGIKVEFIGQIELYYDRGNHHEFVSLVKDLARPGEITQSQAFDFEFTHVEKPYESYTGQNVKLRYFLRATISRRLNDVVKETDIVVHTLSTYPELNSSIKMEVGIEDCLHIEFEYNKSKYHLKDVIVGKIYFLLVRIKIKHMEIDIIKRETTGTGPNVYHENDTIAKYEIMDGAPVRGESIPIRLFLAGYELTPTMRDINKKFSVRYYLNLVLIDEEERRYFKQQEVVLWRKGDIVRKSMSHQAAIASQRFEGTTSLGEVRTPGQLSDGNSRQ, encoded by the exons ATGAGCTTCTTCGGCTTCGGGCAGAGCGTGGAGGTGGACATCCTGCTGAACGATGCGGACAGCAGGAAGCGGGCCGAGCACAAGACGGAGGACGGGAAGAAGGACAAGTACTTCCTCTTCTACGACGGGGAGACGGTGTCCGGCAAGGTGAGCCTGGCGCTCAAGAACCCCAACAAGCGGCTGGAGCACCAGGGCATCAAGGTCGAGTTCATCGGGCAGATCG AACTCTACTATGACCGCGGGAACCACCACGAGTTTGTGTCCCTGGTGAAAGACTTGGCCCGGCCCGGGGAGATCACCCAGTCCCAGGCCTTCGACTTTGAGTTCACGCACGTGGAGAAGCCCTATGAGTCCTACACCGGGCAGAACGTCAAGCTGCG GTATTTCCTCCGAGCCACCATCAGCCGGCGCCTCAATGACGTGGTCAAGGAGACGGACATCGTGGTTCACACCCTGAGCACGTACCCGGAGCTGAACTCCTCCATCAAGATGGAGGTGGGGATCGAGGACTGTCTGCACATCGAGTTCGAGTACAATAAGTCCAA ATACCACCTGAAAGACGTCATCGTGGGGAAGATCTACTTCCTGCTGGTGAGGATCAAGATCAAGCACATGGAGATCGACATCATCAAGCGGGAGACGACCGGCACGGGCCCCAACGTGTACCACGAGAACGACACCATCGCCAAGTACGAGATCATGGACGGCGCCCCCGTGCGAG GAGAGTCCATCCCGATCCGGCTCTTCCTGGCAGGCTACGAGCTCACCCCGACCATGCGGGACATCAACAAGAAGTTCTCGGTGCGCTATTACCTCAACCTGGTGCTGATCGATGAGGAGGAACGGCGCTACTTCAAGCAGCAG GAGGTGGTGTTGTGGCGGAAGGGCGACATCGTTCGGAAGAGCATGTCCCACCAGGCAGCCATCGCCTCGCAGCGCTTCGAGGGCACGACCTCCCTGGGGGAGGTGCGGACCCCCGGCCAGCTGTCGGACGGCAACAGCAGACAGTAG
- the VPS26B gene encoding vacuolar protein sorting-associated protein 26B isoform X2 encodes MCFCVIAKLYYDRGNHHEFVSLVKDLARPGEITQSQAFDFEFTHVEKPYESYTGQNVKLRYFLRATISRRLNDVVKETDIVVHTLSTYPELNSSIKMEVGIEDCLHIEFEYNKSKYHLKDVIVGKIYFLLVRIKIKHMEIDIIKRETTGTGPNVYHENDTIAKYEIMDGAPVRGESIPIRLFLAGYELTPTMRDINKKFSVRYYLNLVLIDEEERRYFKQQEVVLWRKGDIVRKSMSHQAAIASQRFEGTTSLGEVRTPGQLSDGNSRQ; translated from the exons ATGTGTTTCTGCGTCATCGCCA AACTCTACTATGACCGCGGGAACCACCACGAGTTTGTGTCCCTGGTGAAAGACTTGGCCCGGCCCGGGGAGATCACCCAGTCCCAGGCCTTCGACTTTGAGTTCACGCACGTGGAGAAGCCCTATGAGTCCTACACCGGGCAGAACGTCAAGCTGCG GTATTTCCTCCGAGCCACCATCAGCCGGCGCCTCAATGACGTGGTCAAGGAGACGGACATCGTGGTTCACACCCTGAGCACGTACCCGGAGCTGAACTCCTCCATCAAGATGGAGGTGGGGATCGAGGACTGTCTGCACATCGAGTTCGAGTACAATAAGTCCAA ATACCACCTGAAAGACGTCATCGTGGGGAAGATCTACTTCCTGCTGGTGAGGATCAAGATCAAGCACATGGAGATCGACATCATCAAGCGGGAGACGACCGGCACGGGCCCCAACGTGTACCACGAGAACGACACCATCGCCAAGTACGAGATCATGGACGGCGCCCCCGTGCGAG GAGAGTCCATCCCGATCCGGCTCTTCCTGGCAGGCTACGAGCTCACCCCGACCATGCGGGACATCAACAAGAAGTTCTCGGTGCGCTATTACCTCAACCTGGTGCTGATCGATGAGGAGGAACGGCGCTACTTCAAGCAGCAG GAGGTGGTGTTGTGGCGGAAGGGCGACATCGTTCGGAAGAGCATGTCCCACCAGGCAGCCATCGCCTCGCAGCGCTTCGAGGGCACGACCTCCCTGGGGGAGGTGCGGACCCCCGGCCAGCTGTCGGACGGCAACAGCAGACAGTAG